A single window of Arvicanthis niloticus isolate mArvNil1 chromosome 20, mArvNil1.pat.X, whole genome shotgun sequence DNA harbors:
- the Gja1 gene encoding gap junction alpha-1 protein — MGDWSALGKLLDKVQAYSTAGGKVWLSVLFIFRILLLGTAVESAWGDEQSAFRCNTQQPGCENVCYDKSFPISHVRFWVLQIIFVSVPTLLYLAHVFYVMRKEEKLNKKEEELKVAQTDGVNVEMHLKQIEIKKFKYGIEEHGKVKMRGGLLRTYIISILFKSVFEVAFLLIQWYIYGFSLSAVYTCKRDPCPHQVDCFLSRPTEKTIFIIFMLVVSLVSLALNIIELFYVFFKGVKDRVKGRSDPYHATTGPLSPSKDCGSPKYAYFNGCSSPTAPLSPMSPPGYKLVTGDRNNSSCRNYNKQASEQNWANYSAEQNRMGQAGSTISNSHAQPFDFPDDNQNAKKVAAGHELQPLAIVDQRPSSRASSRASSRPRPDDLEI, encoded by the coding sequence ATGGGTGACTGGAGCGCCTTGGGAAAGCTTCTGGACAAGGTCCAGGCCTACTCCACGGCTGGAGGGAAGGTGTGGCTGTCCGTACTCTTCATTTTCAGAATCCTGCTCCTGGGGACAGCGGTTGAGTCAGCTTGGGGTGATGAGCAGTCTGCCTTTCGCTGTAACACTCAACAACCTGGTTGTGAAAACGTCTGCTATGACAAGTCCTTCCCTATCTCTCACGTACGCTTCTGGGTCCTTCAGATCATATTCGTGTCTGTGCCCACGCTCCTGTACTTGGCCCATGTGTTCTATGtgatgagaaaggaagagaagctgaacaagaaagaagaggagctCAAAGTGGCCCAGACCGACGGGGTCAACGTGGAGATGCACCTGAAGCAGATTGAAATCAAGAAGTTCAAGTATGGGATTGAAGAACACGGCAAGGTGAAGATGAGAGGGGGCCTGCTGAGAACCTACATCATCAGCATCCTCTTCAAGTCTGTCTTCGAGGTGGCCTTCCTGTTGATCCAGTGGTACATCTATGGGTTCAGCCTGAGTGCCGTCTACACGTGCAAGAGAGATCCCTGCCCTCACCAGGTGGACTGTTTCCTCTCACGTCCCACAGAAAAAaccatcttcatcatcttcatgcTGGTGGTGTCCTTGGTGTCTCTCGCTTTGAATATCATTGAGCTCTTCTATGTCTTCTTCAAGGGCGTTAAGGATCGCGTGAAGGGAAGAAGTGATCCTTACCACGCCACTACTGGCCCACTGAGCCCATCAAAAGACTGCGGATCTCCAAAATATGCTTACTTCAATGGCTGCTCCTCACCAACTGCTCCACTCTCACCTATGTCTCCTCCTGGGTACAAACTGGTTACTGGTGACAGAAACAATTCCTCATGCCGCAACTACAACAAGCAAGCCAGCGAGCAAAACTGGGCGAATTACAGCGCAGAGCAAAACCGAATGGGGCAGGCCGGAAGCACCATCTCCAACTCCCACGCCCAGCCATTTGATTTCCCTGACGACAACCAAAACGCCAAAAAAGTTGCTGCT